The following coding sequences are from one Acidiferrobacteraceae bacterium window:
- a CDS encoding AsmA family protein, with protein MPRTSNIREKLLRKRVVIPVLVFLVVLWAAKFGASIWLNTQRAQLEQFLTTTTGYKVQIKGVISATLLPTPGAALQEVELSRDGRNLATVRQFQASFDLVSLLHRQLSIRSLDLYGVRLHLVVDAGGVPQIPLVPVAKPGASGNGAAKPAVRLPNKVELRNSSIDVADSAGQVLYSIHQFNVALYPLQSEAPAATPAVQQNLELKAYLNFREAKLRELEIGPTDASFHLRSGKLVIEVSRARVLGGIAKAVATWDDSGGTPSIHAEFSLHHFDASESSALLGRKPFAQGHLNLDGDLTAMGADPASWPATLKGTVALTGTDLELTTTDLDALIARTIKSQQYNLVDAAAYFFIGPLGATATKGMDIANVFLEFGKSGTTRNRILRLNSSWTIADGIARASDVALETPKYLLAMKGGVNLPNRQFQKLRIAVVNERGCAIASQTIDGPIASPRIEKLNILLTLTRPVIDALAKSAKALLAAGKCDPFYTGVLLPDRPKKEPREESSATEDEGGQGEQIPTAASGTGAKN; from the coding sequence ATGCCGCGTACCAGCAACATTCGCGAAAAGCTGCTCCGAAAACGAGTCGTCATACCGGTTTTGGTGTTTTTGGTCGTGCTTTGGGCGGCCAAGTTTGGCGCCAGTATCTGGCTCAATACCCAACGGGCCCAACTGGAGCAGTTCCTGACGACGACAACCGGATACAAGGTACAGATCAAGGGCGTCATTAGCGCGACGCTCTTGCCCACGCCGGGCGCCGCCCTGCAGGAGGTGGAGCTGTCCCGGGATGGCCGGAATCTGGCTACGGTGCGGCAGTTTCAGGCCAGCTTTGATCTGGTGTCGTTATTGCACCGGCAACTGTCTATTCGTTCCCTGGACCTCTACGGTGTCAGGCTGCACCTGGTGGTCGATGCAGGGGGAGTTCCGCAGATTCCGCTCGTGCCAGTGGCAAAGCCGGGCGCAAGCGGAAACGGTGCAGCGAAACCAGCCGTACGACTGCCCAACAAGGTGGAGTTGCGAAACAGCAGCATCGATGTCGCCGATTCTGCCGGCCAAGTCCTGTACTCGATTCACCAGTTCAATGTTGCCCTGTACCCGCTGCAGTCAGAGGCACCCGCCGCCACGCCTGCCGTTCAACAAAATCTGGAACTCAAGGCCTATCTGAATTTTCGGGAGGCGAAATTGCGCGAACTGGAAATCGGCCCGACCGACGCGAGTTTTCACCTTCGTTCCGGCAAACTCGTGATCGAGGTTTCCCGGGCCAGGGTCCTGGGAGGCATCGCCAAGGCTGTGGCGACGTGGGATGATTCCGGAGGAACACCTTCCATTCACGCGGAGTTTTCCCTGCATCATTTCGACGCCAGCGAGTCCTCCGCCTTGCTCGGACGCAAGCCCTTCGCCCAAGGCCACCTTAATCTTGACGGGGATCTGACGGCCATGGGGGCCGATCCGGCTTCCTGGCCCGCAACCCTCAAAGGCACTGTAGCGCTGACAGGTACGGATCTGGAGTTGACGACCACGGATCTGGACGCCCTGATTGCCCGAACCATTAAGTCGCAGCAATACAATCTGGTGGATGCCGCGGCCTATTTCTTTATCGGGCCGCTGGGCGCAACCGCGACCAAGGGAATGGATATCGCCAACGTATTCCTGGAGTTCGGCAAGTCGGGCACGACCCGCAACCGGATCCTGCGTCTGAACTCAAGCTGGACCATCGCCGATGGAATCGCGCGGGCCAGCGATGTCGCCCTGGAAACACCGAAATACCTGCTGGCAATGAAAGGCGGTGTGAATCTGCCGAACCGTCAGTTTCAGAAGTTGCGGATCGCCGTGGTGAATGAACGCGGTTGTGCCATTGCCAGCCAGACGATCGACGGTCCGATCGCCTCACCACGCATCGAGAAACTGAACATTCTCCTGACCCTGACCCGGCCGGTGATCGATGCCCTGGCAAAATCCGCCAAGGCCCTGCTGGCGGCAGGGAAGTGCGATCCCTTCTATACCGGGGTCCTGCTTCCGGACCGCCCGAAGAAGGAACCGCGCGAAGAATCTTCGGCCACCGAAGATGAAGGCGGGCAAGGCGAACAGATCCCAACGGCTGCTTCCGGCACGGGTGCGAAGAACTGA